The stretch of DNA GAGAAACCGTCACAATTGGGTTTTGTGTGATTGCATCATGCATTTCATTCTTAAGGCCctcaattaaataatatttaatttgttgtttaTTGCGTATGacaaactttgaaaaaaaataaatgtaattaCTCATTTTTATTATCTGTCATTATAACTTATATAATGCATATCGTCCATgcatttcatcttttttttttttataattttcttccCGGCTTAAGAAAATGCTAATTCTCGGATGCTTACTGGCCGATTTGACCTCGAAACAACTAACGAAAAATTCTTAGATTAGGTAATAAGAATATTATTACCTTATTATAATACCACATTATTTCTCTTgaacaatataattttttgtaagagATGTTCATGGTTATATTATAATAAGAAGACAAATTAAAAAACTAGATATACTAATAGTAGTTTACGTATCTAATTTATATGAACGAACTAGGTTTTACTTATTTAGTAGCCTTATCTCCTTTTCCACAAACCTAAAAGTAATTTGTTTCATAGAAGTAGATTacataaatatacatatatcctcacatTGCCTCACATTCGGTATCAGTtcttaaataatttgaaaaaaaaaacattttaccttaatattgcatttttttaacttattataTAATTACAAGCATGCTACTAGGCAccaaaaattcagaaattatttttgatatggAAATGAAAATGGTGTTTTGATTGAATATTGACATTTGTAGTGTATTACAGTATTGTGGAAATTATTCAACACGCCCCCCACATGTTGGTCAGAATATTGTCATGTGTCTAACACGCCCCCCACGTGTTGGCTAGGATGTTGCCATGTGTCCAACACGCTCCCCACGTATTGCAACACGCCCCCACGTGTTGACTTTACATTTACAAAATCCACCCACCTATAATTACACTAAAtaatccaattttcaacaaaaacaccaatatttttttcatataacaaaaaatcagccccacatataaaaataaaatttaattttgatatattgtcaatataaaatagttttatacgTGTATTCAATTAGATAATATCACATCATAAAAAATAGCTGTCTTTCACATTGACTGCGTCCGCGTGAATAGTCATCCAAAAAATGGATATGATTGCACGACTGTACAATATATTTTACACTgacagtgcatcaaaattaaactctataaaaatatgtatttagtATATCTCATAAAAAGATTTATTATATTACTATAGATAAATCTAATTATTCGTCCATTacaaatttagttattttttatgataaatttaattattttaatattatttaattaaaaaatatataattcaatatatttttatattttaatataattgtcTTTGGACTTAGAGGTTTTTATATccttatataaatattataaactatATATAGTTTTCTCTATACAATAATTTTTGTCCAAACTTTTAGAAAACGTTCCTTAAttcgtataaaaaaaattcatatatattgatatgaatgcaaacattttaaaaagaatattttgctTTATtccctaaaaaatcataatcaattaattttaagacATTTAAAGGATTATTATTATGTAAATTAATTCAAACCAAATTTTCTCCTCGGGAGCAAAGAATTCATATATAGTATTTACTTGCATGATATATAATTCAGTTTTTTTAGGTGCATGATAATTCAGTTTTAGACTTAACATATGTCATTAGTGTATAAAGAGACAAAATATTCAAATGTAAGTTTGGAACCACATACCTCATCACTATACTATACTAGCAATTCAATTTGGGTACTGCGTCATTTATTGTATGGGCAAACACATGCTGATGTTGCCCCCATATTATTATTTCATCAAATTTGAGACGTTTTACTGAAACTTTTTTTGCATGTTTTGGTGAAAACATTGCAAGTGGGTTTCATGTAGTTATTATTGTCTTATATGAGCAGAATAATTATCTAATCTTAATAGTTTCGTGcacatattaattaattatttccaTAAAAACCTTGTACCACCCTAACCTCTCGTTTTATGTATTGACATGAAGTTAGTAACCACCGATGATATGATATGAGAGAGTATTGCATGTATGATGTGAAAGTACCATAATTAGTGATAGTTAGGCATTTATTCTTTGTTAAAGTGTCAAGGTCTATGTAGTACTAATTATTGGTCTAGTAATTATATTTAAGTCCTCTCTTTTTCGCTCTATATCTTTcgtaattaaaatgattaaatatttaaatttgatatatgTAGGTCAGGTGGagaatcaaattcaaaatagaaattaaaccAAGGCACTTTTCATTGTCAATACAATCAAATGTCTCTCTTTCTATGTATGTCACTAaacaatcatttaaaaattcatcTCCCATACGGCTGCGAAGCCGACTCTTTATGATGTTCATCGCATAAAAAGTTCTTTCAACTAATGCAGTTACTACAGGCAAAACTAAAGCTAACTTCAAAAGAACTAATggataaacaatattttttcgagtcTCAATCAATTTCTGAGAAAGAGCACCAATCCCATTTAAGTTTGAGAATTGATCATCAGAACGCACATCTAGTATAAAGTTCTCAAGTTGACTATCAAGTGCCAAAAGTTGAGTAGAAGAAAATTCCAATGGATAGAATCGAGCTAACTGGATTAACTTCTCGTTATCAAACGCAAGAAATGATTGTCTTGGATTCAGACAAGCTATACAAAGAAGTAATTCAGTATTCACCTCTGTAAAACGATTgttgagttcttgaagttgTCTATCAACTACATGATAGAATATCTCAACTTGAAAATGATGCAAATTTGAAATCTTTTGAGCTTTGCGTCTTGATCTTCCTGGTGATACAAATATATCATCCATTTTTGGAACAGTAATATTatatttgtcacaaaataatgAGACTTCGTCGAGTAAAAGAGACCAACTATCATCTCTTATAGTTTGCAACCGTTACTTAGACACTTAACCAATGCCATAGCATTTACAATGTCTTGATCATTCCGTTGTAATGCTTGAGATAATTCATTAGTAACTCCCAAGATATTTTTCATTAAGTGTAAGTtaaaaatgaattcaaatgaTTGAATGACATTCAATAAATGACATGCTTCGGCTCTTTGTTCTGAATTATTTCCATCTTCCTcaacatattcaaaaatattgacCACGGaaggaaacaaagaaattaatttaagtATAGTTCCATAGTGTGAACCCCATCTAGTAtctccaactcttttcaaagcTATTTCTTGATTCAAACCACGTCCACTAGCAATTTCTCCACTTTGTAATGCTTCAATTGTCTTAGTCATCTGACTATCACGAAGCATATCTCTTCGTTTACACGAAGCTCCAACAACATTGCACAAATTggttaacaaattaaaaagcaaagcaattttaactttttttttttgcaactgTTACAAGAGCTAATTGAAGTTGGTGAGCAAAGCAATATACATAGAAAGCATAAGAATTTTCTTTCAATATCAAAGTTTTCAAATCATTAAATTCTCCTTGCATATTACTTGTACCATCATATCCTTGACCACGTACTCTTGATAAACTTAAATTATATGTTTCTAATAATGACTCCAATGCTAATTTTAGAGATAAAGCATTAGTATTAGAAACATGAACAAGACCAAGAAAATGCTCTCTAACTTGCCCTTCTTTATTCACATATCTTAAACAAACTGACATTTGCTCCTTAATAGAAATGTCGTGGGCTTCATCAACCAAAGTAGCAAACAATTCATCTCCAAAATCATTAACAATAACTTTTGTCGTTTCACTTGCAGCAGCTCTTACAATATCTTTTTGAATTGAGGGAGCTCTTAGCTTAAGATTTCCACGAGCATTTTTTAAAGCACGATCAATCTCTTCATTATGTTGCACAAGAAAGTTTAGAAGTTCCGAAAAATTTCCTTGATTAACAGAATCATCTACCTCATCATTACCACGAAAGGCCAATCCTTGTCGCAAAAGAAATCTAATACAATCAATTGTGGCTGTCAAATGAATTTGATAATTCTTTTTAGCTTGCTCAGATTGTTTTTCAATAGCAGCACTAATGTGTCGTTTTAGTTTCATAAGTGCTTCACATTTTCTCCAAGCTTGATTATTAGCACTATCATGAATCCCAATATGAGTTTGTaatctctcctttttttttccaatttgaaAAGCCATTAGTTACAAAAGCATCGCCACCTTCAGTCTCAGGTTTCATAAGATaacaacaaagacaaaaaaCAGCATTTTTTATATACTATCCTCTAACCAATTGCCATAATCATCAAAACAATTAGGATTAAATCTTCGAAAAGAATAACCACAAGCAGTTTGCGGAAAATCATGAGTCCTTGGTTGACAAGGACCTTTTTGCAAATATGCACATCTAACTTTGTCTCTGTCATTCGGATGATAACTTGAAATCTTTGGTCGTTGTCCTGGATCTGCTATGAGACTCTCTActtcaaattctaaaaacctTCTCTTATTAGAAGAAGTCGATGAATTGTTTTGGAATCCAATcttcaataataaaattcttttaaaatatttttccattactaatagaataaaattataaacctaAATTAATTCACAATTCTATACAGATTGAGAAGttcaatataaaattataaatataaaattgatcaattaataaaattaatggaACCTATATCAGTAACTCGTTTATCTAAACTCATTAAAACAATAATAGAGATCATATTTATAACGAGAGTCGCATTTCATCAAGTAATATATTCTTACATGCACCATTgcttaatatattaatataaaagatcCATTGAAATAAGAATATAAGAGTATATAgctttaatttattagaaaCATTTGAAGCTAGCCTTTTTCCTCGGCATATTATAAATACATCATCATTCCTTCTAACATTCATATCATAATCCCTTCTCATTCAGTCATTCTTCTCATTTATATCATAAGTTTCTAGAtctgtgtttttttattttcaaaacaattCTTCTACTAGGGGAAAATCCTAAAATGTCAAGCCACGCATAAATATTTTGCTATTTTTCTTGCACTTCTTGTTGCTTTCAACCATACCCATCTAACTCAAGGAAATAAGATCATAAAAGGCTATATTAGAACTCCATCAGAAGTTAAGAACACAATTATATCAGAAGTTCAAAACTCCATTAGAATTCCATCAGAACACAATtgttaattaacaaaataaccaACAATTACATTAGAACTCTATCAGAATACAATTACATTAGAATAAATTCAATCACATCAGAACAAATTAATGaactatatcaaattaaataaattaatgaacTATATCAAATTAATAACAATGCAGCAAATGAGAATAAAAACTGAATGAAGCAACTAAGTGAACTAACTATATGAATTATGACCAAGAGGCTAAGAAAACCAACACAAATACCATCTAAAAGGCTAAGACCTAACCAAATCATAAGCAGCAGAAGAGGAACGCAGGTACAAATCCAGAAAACTGAAAAGAGGAACACAGGTACGCAGCGGCAGAACCACACAAATCATAAGCAGTACCCAACGGCAGAAGCCAGAACCAGCGGCACCCAGGACCCAGGCACCCAGCGACAGAACCAGTGGCAAAACTGTAGAACCAGTGGCACGGCGGCACCCAGCGGCAGAACCAGCGACACCCCGCACACCTTGAATTGCTGAAGACAAAACCAAATATAGACGCTGAACGGCCGAAGGAACGGCAAGATAGAACCAGACGAGGATTGAAGGCTTGAAGCTGTGAAGAtcgacgaagaagaagaagaagaagaagaagacctCACCAGACACCAGACGCTGAAGGAACGCAGAACCAGACGCAGGCATGCGGTGATGCAATGAGAAACCGACGGAGCCGACGCGGGAGAAAGGCTGAACGGGATAGCGACAGAGAAACTGGCAGAGTGGGTGAGTGGCGGAAGACGACAGTAACTGAAGGCTGGAGTCTGAAAGCGAAGGTTGGAGGCTGGAGCAaaagaacaaaattgaaaaagggGAGAAGGAGAAGGGTTAGCCAGTTAGGGATTTGGAGGTGGGGAGTAGGGTCAAAATGAATTAGATGGTGGGGACAAATTAGACAATTTACTAAGAactactaattatttttttcaaattcactGGGGGCAGTTGCCCCCTCTAGGTGCTGAGTATATCCGTCCGTGCACAAAACCATGAGCCATTGGACGAAATATTAAGAAATTTAATTTCACTAGATAAACAACAGAAAGTACGAACAACATAAATAACGAGCTGCATTTCAAGAATTCCAGccaactaaaacaaaaaaattaactcacCCTATTTATCTACCACAACTCTAGCATCTCACCTTCTACCTCCCTCTCCTTTTACCACAACAGATTCA from Arachis duranensis cultivar V14167 chromosome 4, aradu.V14167.gnm2.J7QH, whole genome shotgun sequence encodes:
- the LOC107486280 gene encoding uncharacterized protein LOC107486280 — its product is MAFQIGKKKERLQTHIGIHDSANNQAWRKCEALMKLKRHISAAIEKQSEQAKKNYQIHLTATIDCIRFLLRQGLAFRGNDEVDDSVNQGNFSELLNFLVQHNEEIDRALKNARGNLKLRAPSIQKDIVRAAASETTKVIVNDFGDELFATLVDEAHDISIKEQMSVCLRYVNKEGQVREHFLGLVHVSNTNALSLKLALESLLETYNLSLSRVRGQGYDGTTSCKRRDMLRDSQMTKTIEALQSGEIASGRGLNQEIALKRVGDTRWGRSRRKAQKISNLHHFQVEIFYHVVDRQLQELNNRFTEVNTELLLCIACLNPRQSFLAFDNEKLIQLARFYPLEFSSTQLLALDSQLENFILDVRSDDQFSNLNGIGALSQKLIETRKNIVYPLVLLKLALVLPVVTALVERTFYAMNIIKSRLRSRMGDEFLNDCLVTYIERETFDCIDNEKCLGLISILNLILHLTYIYQI